The following are from one region of the Paenibacillus protaetiae genome:
- a CDS encoding right-handed parallel beta-helix repeat-containing protein, whose product MNKKSGYTTKSLLICFIALAIVIFNFSFNHKSHAAGATLPYLEYEAEDGVTNAVVHGPSTKYLSWEAEASGRKYVCLDSAGHYVQWKAKKAANTMVIRYSLPDSDAGQGITGTLSLYVNGEFWQKVSLTSKYAWVYGDYPWTKIPSAGNGHKVFDEADFFTARDIPAGAEVKLQIDADDTAPYYLIDLIDLEQVSELKPPADALSITSFGATSGDGTDDRKAIIDTINAAKEQGKTVWIPPGEFNVNFAQINVNDVTIRGAGMWYSKLTGSKAGFNLSGDNCRFYNFAIIGTTTVRNDHSAADNAFAGSGGKGSYIEGVWVEHKKCAVWMAGNTDGLQITKCRFRNLMADGVNFCNGTSNSSVTNTQIRYSGDDALATWSPGDGPGGDGNVFDSNTIQLPWLANGIALYGGSNHSVTNNLVYDTVTGGAGIYISSNFKPVPYSGKLTVSGNTLIRCGSNETYLGYAPGAIWINAYDSDMTDMTLAVTGNTIQDATQSGISIEGPKALGNTTISNNTIEGAGGYGIWITKDAAGNAAFEKVNVSGAALGGILNDAGANFEVQKGKANTGW is encoded by the coding sequence ATGAACAAAAAATCAGGATACACAACCAAATCACTGCTGATCTGCTTTATCGCATTGGCCATAGTCATTTTTAATTTTAGCTTTAACCACAAATCTCATGCTGCCGGCGCAACGCTGCCCTACCTCGAATATGAAGCGGAAGACGGGGTGACCAACGCAGTTGTTCACGGGCCGTCTACAAAGTATCTGTCCTGGGAAGCGGAAGCTTCCGGCAGGAAATATGTATGTCTTGATTCAGCCGGTCATTATGTGCAGTGGAAAGCGAAGAAGGCGGCCAACACGATGGTCATCCGGTACAGCCTGCCGGACTCGGATGCGGGCCAAGGGATTACGGGCACACTAAGCCTTTATGTGAATGGGGAGTTCTGGCAGAAAGTATCTTTGACATCCAAATATGCCTGGGTATACGGCGATTACCCTTGGACGAAAATTCCGTCCGCAGGGAACGGGCATAAGGTGTTTGATGAAGCTGACTTTTTTACGGCTCGTGATATTCCCGCCGGCGCTGAGGTGAAGCTGCAAATAGACGCGGACGATACGGCGCCTTATTATTTGATTGACTTGATCGACCTGGAGCAGGTCAGCGAGCTGAAGCCCCCTGCAGACGCCCTTTCGATTACAAGCTTTGGCGCTACATCGGGCGACGGGACGGATGACAGAAAAGCGATTATCGACACCATTAATGCAGCCAAGGAGCAAGGCAAAACGGTCTGGATTCCGCCTGGCGAGTTTAATGTCAATTTTGCGCAAATAAACGTGAATGATGTCACCATCCGAGGCGCCGGCATGTGGTATTCCAAGCTGACAGGCTCCAAAGCCGGGTTTAATTTAAGCGGAGATAACTGCAGGTTTTACAATTTTGCGATTATCGGAACCACTACGGTGCGAAACGATCATTCCGCTGCAGACAACGCATTCGCCGGGTCAGGCGGAAAAGGTTCTTATATCGAAGGGGTATGGGTGGAGCATAAGAAATGTGCGGTGTGGATGGCCGGCAATACCGATGGCCTCCAAATTACAAAATGCCGTTTCCGAAATTTGATGGCTGACGGGGTCAATTTCTGCAACGGCACTTCAAATTCCTCCGTGACCAACACGCAAATTCGTTATTCCGGAGACGATGCGCTAGCGACCTGGTCGCCTGGCGATGGACCGGGCGGCGATGGCAATGTGTTTGATTCCAACACCATTCAATTGCCGTGGCTGGCCAATGGCATTGCGCTTTATGGCGGTTCGAACCATAGCGTCACCAATAATCTGGTCTATGATACGGTAACGGGCGGAGCAGGAATCTACATCAGCTCTAACTTTAAGCCGGTTCCTTATTCGGGCAAGCTGACGGTTAGCGGAAATACGTTAATCCGTTGCGGTTCCAATGAGACTTACCTCGGTTATGCGCCTGGTGCGATATGGATTAACGCTTATGATTCGGACATGACAGACATGACCCTTGCTGTTACGGGCAATACGATCCAGGATGCAACGCAATCGGGCATTTCGATAGAAGGACCCAAGGCTCTTGGTAACACCACAATCTCGAATAACACCATAGAGGGAGCGGGCGGCTACGGCATCTGGATTACGAAAGATGCTGCAGGCAATGCCGCTTTTGAGAAGGTGAACGTTTCCGGAGCAGCCTTGGGCGGAATACTGAATGATGCAGGTGCAAATTTTGAAGTGCAAAAAGGCAAAGCCAATACGGGATGGTAA
- a CDS encoding SDR family oxidoreductase, translated as MKLSGNTILITGGSTGIGLAFAERFIKAGNTVIATGRREQALQQAKEKHPALITHAGDLNDESGRLALFDWVTANYPEVNVLVNNAGIQQRFNVLKADAKENWSYFKQEIATNIEAPFHLAMLFAPYFAAKDQAAIVNVTSGLAFTPFAIAPIYSATKAALHSFTMSLRHQLSGTNVEVIEIAPPAVNTDLGGAGLHTTGEPLDAFADGIFQGLAEGKPEIGYGTSVNRLRMSRDDIDTYTANMYEATKNLVE; from the coding sequence ATGAAACTTTCCGGAAATACGATTCTGATTACAGGCGGAAGCACCGGAATCGGACTGGCTTTTGCAGAACGTTTTATAAAAGCAGGCAATACCGTCATTGCGACCGGCCGCCGGGAGCAAGCGCTTCAGCAGGCGAAGGAGAAACATCCCGCCCTTATTACACATGCCGGCGATTTAAACGACGAATCCGGGCGACTAGCTTTATTTGATTGGGTAACCGCAAACTATCCCGAAGTGAATGTGCTCGTCAACAACGCGGGCATTCAGCAGCGGTTTAATGTGCTAAAAGCAGACGCTAAGGAGAACTGGAGCTACTTTAAGCAGGAAATCGCTACGAACATTGAGGCGCCGTTCCATCTCGCGATGCTGTTCGCTCCTTATTTCGCCGCCAAGGACCAAGCGGCTATCGTTAACGTAACATCCGGGCTAGCATTTACGCCGTTTGCGATCGCTCCGATTTATTCCGCGACCAAAGCGGCGCTCCATTCCTTCACGATGAGCCTGCGGCACCAGCTGTCGGGAACGAATGTAGAAGTCATCGAGATTGCCCCTCCGGCAGTAAACACCGATCTAGGCGGCGCAGGGCTTCATACGACCGGAGAACCGCTGGATGCGTTCGCAGACGGCATCTTCCAAGGCTTAGCCGAAGGCAAGCCGGAAATCGGATATGGCACTTCTGTAAACCGGCTGCGCATGTCACGGGACGACATTGATACGTATACCGCAAACATGTATGAGGCGACCAAAAATCTGGTGGAATAA
- a CDS encoding MerR family transcriptional regulator, whose translation MIYYSISEAAAELQIPESTLRYYEKKGLLPLIERDDAGRRLFSEKQMALLQTVICLKNTHMPISSIKQYMDWVVEGDSTMEQRLRMMTKHKQEVLEEIALMTESLKGIDYKITRYTNKGEVKLI comes from the coding sequence ATGATTTATTATTCCATCAGCGAAGCTGCCGCTGAGCTTCAAATTCCGGAGTCAACCTTGCGTTACTACGAGAAAAAAGGGCTTCTGCCCCTTATCGAACGCGACGATGCGGGCAGGCGGTTATTTTCAGAAAAGCAAATGGCGCTCCTTCAGACCGTCATTTGCTTAAAAAATACGCATATGCCCATAAGCAGCATCAAGCAGTATATGGACTGGGTCGTCGAAGGGGACAGCACGATGGAACAGCGGCTGCGCATGATGACGAAGCATAAGCAGGAAGTGTTAGAGGAAATAGCGCTGATGACCGAATCCTTAAAAGGGATCGACTACAAAATTACACGTTATACAAACAAAGGAGAAGTGAAACTGATATGA
- a CDS encoding MerR family transcriptional regulator codes for MNYSVKEVAEQFRISPHTVRYYTDQELIPGVTRDQNGRRMFDETALGWLRTIIAFRTAGMPIDQIRRYLELYDQGEDTIPERYRLLVQQQELTRRKLDDLAHQLEIINEKVRSYSEWAHRSHHDPPV; via the coding sequence ATGAATTATTCCGTGAAAGAAGTTGCCGAGCAATTCCGCATTTCTCCCCATACAGTACGTTATTACACCGATCAGGAGCTGATTCCCGGCGTCACGCGGGACCAGAACGGGCGCCGGATGTTTGACGAAACCGCACTCGGCTGGCTGCGCACCATTATTGCGTTCCGAACAGCCGGTATGCCGATCGACCAGATCCGCCGTTACCTCGAGCTGTACGATCAGGGTGAAGACACCATTCCCGAAAGGTACCGGCTGCTTGTGCAGCAGCAAGAGCTTACCCGGCGCAAGCTGGACGACCTCGCCCATCAGCTGGAAATCATTAATGAAAAAGTCCGCTCCTACTCGGAATGGGCGCACCGGTCCCATCATGATCCGCCAGTCTGA
- a CDS encoding SDR family NAD(P)-dependent oxidoreductase: protein MGNKVWLVTGSSRGLGREIVLAALRKGDRVIATARNPVSLDDLPAAYGDRVLTLKLDVTNVEDVQAAVQAGISRFGTIDVLVNNAGYANLSSIEDIDMADFHHQVATNFFGVVYMAKAVLPIMRERRRGSIINISSIGGRFGNPGLGAYQSSKFAVNGFTEVLAQEAASFGIKVTTVEPGGIATDWAGSSMHIPPISEPYVPVIGPVASHLRALNDSPPEARIGIVSDPAKIAEAVWKLTEMEEPPVHLLMGTSAWQIAQSGAKRLAESDLKYEELTKSTVYTE from the coding sequence ATGGGAAACAAAGTATGGCTGGTAACCGGGAGTTCCCGGGGGTTGGGCCGCGAGATTGTGCTGGCGGCGCTGCGGAAAGGGGATCGTGTCATTGCTACCGCACGGAATCCGGTTTCTTTGGATGACTTGCCGGCGGCATACGGAGACCGGGTGCTGACACTTAAGCTGGATGTAACGAATGTGGAGGACGTGCAGGCTGCCGTACAAGCAGGCATAAGCCGTTTCGGCACTATTGATGTGCTTGTCAACAATGCGGGTTATGCCAATCTTTCTTCAATTGAAGATATCGATATGGCGGATTTTCATCATCAGGTGGCAACGAATTTTTTTGGCGTCGTCTATATGGCCAAAGCTGTTCTGCCGATAATGCGGGAGCGCAGGCGGGGATCGATTATTAATATCTCTTCTATAGGAGGACGTTTCGGCAACCCGGGGCTTGGCGCCTACCAAAGCTCGAAGTTTGCCGTCAACGGCTTTACGGAAGTGCTGGCGCAAGAGGCGGCTTCTTTCGGAATTAAGGTGACGACCGTGGAGCCTGGCGGCATCGCAACGGACTGGGCGGGTTCATCCATGCATATTCCGCCGATAAGCGAACCTTATGTGCCGGTTATCGGACCGGTAGCGTCGCATTTGCGGGCGCTAAACGATTCCCCGCCTGAAGCGCGCATCGGAATCGTAAGCGACCCGGCCAAAATAGCGGAAGCCGTATGGAAGCTGACGGAGATGGAGGAGCCTCCCGTACATTTGTTAATGGGGACAAGCGCGTGGCAAATCGCGCAGAGCGGCGCAAAACGGCTGGCCGAATCGGACTTGAAATATGAGGAATTAACGAAATCGACGGTGTATACGGAATAA
- a CDS encoding polysaccharide deacetylase family protein: protein MGMETYSIQVMELLSLGVTSDGKGRMKVAVTQDDRQSTHVIALDEFTYFELEALKPLSGGRIRLSPYSKWDPFRNAYYSSIVRTTDTSRDTLYFACSESYIHQIKQLRQLPPAPPEDSRMKPDCASEAANQTETAGRRRSRAWYVRLPKMAIPLLVLVGLMALLSNTSEGRGESVSLLGGGKADAADLNMPVAVPPLIHRLYEDGAAYAKAAVAARAPDDQPEGYKIIDISGSEKFFGLPEHYVALTFDDGPSPRTKQIVDILTEHQVVGTFLFVGKNAKRNPDAVIYASEQGMSVGNHSWDHRELTKVTLQDQQDELSDTNQVLESLTHQAVTLFRPPYGAVDDSLMSAAKKQNLKVLLWNRDPEDWNAKKPEDIIRYFHQVKASGGVYVLHEDNNTVKALPAIIQYLQDQHLTFVAFQ, encoded by the coding sequence ATGGGGATGGAGACATACAGCATACAGGTGATGGAGCTGCTGTCGCTTGGGGTAACGTCCGACGGTAAAGGCCGGATGAAGGTGGCTGTTACGCAAGACGATCGGCAATCCACACACGTCATCGCATTAGACGAGTTTACGTATTTTGAGCTTGAAGCATTAAAGCCATTAAGCGGAGGCAGGATTCGGCTCTCTCCCTACTCCAAGTGGGATCCTTTCCGGAACGCCTATTACAGTTCGATTGTCAGAACAACGGACACGTCCCGGGATACGCTGTATTTTGCATGCAGTGAATCGTATATCCATCAAATTAAGCAGCTCAGGCAGCTTCCGCCTGCTCCGCCGGAGGATAGCCGGATGAAGCCGGACTGCGCCTCGGAAGCGGCGAATCAGACGGAAACAGCTGGAAGGCGGCGATCCCGCGCCTGGTACGTGCGTTTGCCGAAAATGGCAATTCCGCTTCTGGTGCTGGTCGGCCTGATGGCGTTGTTGTCGAACACCTCCGAAGGCAGGGGCGAATCGGTAAGCCTGCTTGGCGGGGGCAAAGCGGATGCGGCGGACCTGAATATGCCGGTTGCTGTTCCGCCCCTTATTCACCGGCTGTACGAGGACGGCGCGGCGTATGCGAAGGCGGCCGTGGCGGCCCGGGCGCCGGATGATCAGCCGGAAGGCTACAAAATAATCGACATTAGCGGCAGCGAAAAATTTTTTGGGCTGCCGGAGCATTATGTCGCTTTAACCTTTGACGACGGTCCTTCCCCGCGGACGAAACAGATCGTGGACATTTTGACCGAACATCAGGTCGTAGGGACATTCTTGTTTGTCGGGAAAAATGCAAAGCGCAATCCCGATGCAGTGATTTATGCAAGCGAACAAGGCATGTCGGTTGGCAACCACTCCTGGGATCACCGCGAATTAACGAAAGTGACGCTGCAAGATCAGCAGGATGAGCTGTCGGATACGAATCAGGTGCTGGAATCGCTGACGCATCAGGCGGTTACGCTGTTCCGGCCGCCATATGGCGCGGTGGATGATTCGCTTATGTCCGCTGCCAAGAAACAGAATCTGAAGGTTCTTTTATGGAACCGGGATCCGGAAGACTGGAATGCGAAGAAGCCGGAGGATATTATCCGTTATTTCCATCAAGTGAAAGCTTCCGGCGGAGTATATGTTCTGCACGAGGATAACAACACAGTCAAAGCGCTTCCCGCTATCATTCAATATTTGCAGGATCAGCATTTAACGTTTGTTGCATTTCAATAG
- a CDS encoding amidase family protein has translation MSRTKKRKMINMMVAPVLSIALLSSTPVYAGMNPSDLISDASTTTKALNELKAVVQKAKGIPLGQYPAAYRDNVAYALSMVSNLTPNSTVYKINEARLTLQVALDALTIDLQAASIADMQAAVKAGKLTYEKLVGMYLTRIDLYNNYTVQLDAIASLNPNALALARACDAAVKADPSKAAGMFGIPVLIKDNIGTAKADGMPTTAGSIALANNFPENDSFLAGQLKKSGAIILGKTNLSEFANFIASGMRSGYSTLHGQVLNPYKPGVIDVSGSSSGSGAGGAAALAAITIGTETSGSILSPSQRNSLVGLKPTVGLVSRNGIIPLAHSQDTAGPMGRDVADVAELLTAIQGYDPDDVHINMGLDNEIKVDEPYLQSHMENYTDYLKTDGLKGKVLGVYRTPNKETQPDVYETFQKTIQVLQEQGATIVYADKGGDMADELPSAPASKVLYYDFKEDINRYLKGQSNPPLASDNQTVITSLQDIIDYNSKHPDVLNYGQSILLESEGYDMTPGSADYKAQQEQRAADIAYARKNGINYLLDKYKLDGLIGLNGATTGIAAKAGYPSITVPAGYRTAEGGNGESINLQITGDAFTEEKLIEMGYAFEQATHARIAPGMAVKDRLKALIDDAAAAQFKGEAYDAALAVYNSNFSTPKEVNDAANRLYIEMYHSWWPGFLE, from the coding sequence ATGAGCAGAACGAAGAAGCGGAAGATGATCAACATGATGGTTGCTCCGGTCTTAAGTATCGCGTTGTTGAGCAGCACTCCTGTTTATGCCGGCATGAATCCGTCTGATTTAATTAGCGATGCGTCAACCACTACAAAGGCGCTGAACGAATTGAAGGCAGTTGTCCAAAAGGCAAAAGGCATTCCGCTCGGCCAATACCCGGCCGCCTATAGAGATAACGTAGCGTATGCGCTTAGCATGGTAAGTAATCTGACGCCGAACAGCACAGTTTATAAAATCAATGAGGCCCGGCTTACTTTACAGGTCGCGCTGGATGCGTTAACGATTGATTTGCAGGCAGCTTCCATTGCCGATATGCAAGCTGCGGTGAAAGCGGGCAAGCTGACTTACGAGAAGCTGGTCGGCATGTATTTGACCCGCATCGACCTGTATAACAACTACACGGTTCAATTAGATGCGATTGCAAGCCTGAATCCGAACGCGCTTGCGCTGGCCCGGGCATGTGACGCGGCTGTTAAAGCCGATCCTTCCAAAGCGGCCGGCATGTTCGGCATTCCTGTATTGATCAAGGATAACATCGGGACGGCAAAAGCGGACGGGATGCCGACGACGGCCGGTTCCATTGCGCTGGCCAATAACTTCCCCGAGAACGATTCATTCCTGGCGGGCCAGCTGAAAAAATCCGGCGCTATTATATTAGGAAAAACGAACTTGTCCGAATTTGCCAATTTTATCGCAAGCGGCATGCGAAGCGGTTATTCTACGCTGCATGGCCAGGTGCTTAATCCGTACAAGCCCGGCGTCATTGACGTATCCGGTTCATCCTCCGGATCCGGCGCCGGCGGGGCCGCTGCGCTGGCCGCCATTACCATCGGCACCGAAACATCCGGCTCGATCCTGTCGCCGTCTCAGCGGAACTCCTTGGTCGGCTTGAAGCCGACGGTTGGGCTTGTCAGCCGGAACGGCATTATTCCTTTGGCGCATAGCCAGGACACGGCCGGCCCGATGGGGCGGGATGTCGCTGACGTTGCGGAACTGCTGACGGCCATACAAGGCTACGACCCTGATGATGTACATATTAATATGGGGCTGGACAACGAAATTAAGGTCGATGAACCTTATCTTCAATCGCATATGGAGAACTACACCGATTATTTGAAGACGGACGGCTTAAAGGGCAAAGTTCTCGGCGTTTACCGCACTCCGAACAAAGAGACGCAGCCGGACGTATACGAGACGTTCCAGAAGACGATCCAAGTGCTGCAGGAGCAGGGCGCTACAATCGTTTACGCGGATAAAGGCGGCGACATGGCGGATGAACTGCCAAGCGCTCCTGCGTCGAAGGTGCTGTACTACGATTTCAAAGAAGACATTAACCGTTATTTGAAGGGGCAGTCTAATCCGCCGTTAGCCAGCGATAATCAAACCGTCATCACATCATTGCAGGATATTATCGACTATAACAGCAAACATCCGGATGTATTAAATTACGGTCAAAGCATATTACTGGAAAGCGAAGGATACGATATGACGCCGGGTTCCGCCGACTATAAAGCGCAGCAGGAGCAGCGGGCGGCCGATATCGCATACGCGAGAAAGAACGGCATTAACTATTTGCTGGACAAGTACAAGCTTGACGGGCTGATCGGGTTAAACGGGGCGACAACAGGTATTGCGGCCAAAGCGGGTTATCCGAGCATTACCGTTCCGGCGGGATACCGGACAGCCGAAGGCGGCAACGGCGAATCCATTAACCTGCAAATTACAGGGGATGCTTTTACAGAAGAGAAGCTGATCGAGATGGGCTACGCCTTCGAACAAGCGACGCATGCCCGGATAGCTCCCGGAATGGCTGTGAAAGACCGTCTGAAAGCGCTCATTGATGACGCGGCGGCAGCCCAATTCAAGGGAGAAGCCTACGATGCCGCGCTTGCGGTATATAACAGCAACTTCTCCACGCCAAAAGAAGTGAACGATGCGGCAAACCGGCTGTACATAGAGATGTACCACTCCTGGTGGCCGGGATTTTTGGAATAA
- a CDS encoding TetR/AcrR family transcriptional regulator has product MSDKIDRRQARTKQLLRQALLELITEKGVDKLTVTDITTRADVNRGTFYLHYRDAPDMLKQIQDEVFETIRSLIQEMNMLDLMNYAERDEPYPKTVALLEEFARHGRFLRVTLGTKGDPVYATRFHDTMRELFTAKLAFWQPKDEDMLVPREYLITYMASANIGVVTRWLETGMKESPREIALILMRLINHGPLTATGLRNKTFA; this is encoded by the coding sequence ATGTCCGACAAAATCGACCGGCGACAAGCCAGAACGAAACAGCTGCTCCGCCAGGCGCTGCTGGAGCTGATTACAGAGAAAGGCGTCGACAAGCTGACTGTCACCGACATTACAACACGAGCCGACGTTAACCGCGGCACGTTCTATTTGCATTACCGGGATGCGCCCGACATGCTGAAGCAGATTCAGGATGAAGTTTTTGAAACGATCCGTTCGCTGATCCAGGAAATGAATATGCTTGATCTGATGAATTATGCGGAAAGGGATGAACCTTATCCCAAAACGGTTGCACTGCTGGAGGAGTTCGCCCGTCACGGCCGTTTTTTGCGGGTGACGCTGGGGACGAAAGGCGATCCGGTGTATGCGACAAGGTTCCATGATACGATGCGTGAGCTGTTTACTGCCAAGCTGGCATTCTGGCAGCCGAAGGATGAAGACATGCTTGTTCCGCGCGAGTATTTGATTACGTATATGGCCTCCGCCAACATCGGCGTCGTAACCCGCTGGCTTGAGACCGGCATGAAGGAATCGCCGCGGGAAATCGCGCTTATCTTAATGCGGCTGATCAATCACGGTCCGTTGACGGCTACGGGGCTGCGCAATAAAACATTCGCCTGA
- a CDS encoding ABC transporter permease has translation MAIFKQKLLWIGLVAVFVVMMVFGLAMMGSVLGAKPQHLPVALVVEDKAAARPDGSALNVGEEVKKNLLSNTALPFEWHVVSTESEARAGLDRQDYYGALLIPPDLSAGVLSLATGTPQPATITIIGSDGANAQASATVKQVLGQVAQGISAGLTQQLLGQAGASSAVIPVSTAQAMMNPFAVTQETVHPVGANNASGNAPGMLTQIMWIGSLVVSIILMFAAKKVNAAPVRRLGVQAVQLVAGAVFIAGVSGYLVWMAHSWYGMDFADASHTWLILMLAGIAFFAVQSTLLNWLGMPAMPLLILLMFFSLPVVNMAPEFLPQTTQDWLYSWTPFRFVASALRNSLYFSGVDVPGISLKVLWSMSGIGAALVLAAAFKPRKAAIEAQGNNSGAASSAAKGQ, from the coding sequence GTGGCTATATTTAAACAGAAGTTATTATGGATAGGGCTTGTTGCCGTTTTTGTTGTCATGATGGTATTCGGCCTGGCCATGATGGGCTCGGTGCTTGGCGCGAAGCCGCAGCATTTGCCGGTTGCGCTTGTCGTAGAGGACAAGGCGGCTGCACGGCCTGACGGCAGCGCCTTAAATGTCGGGGAAGAGGTGAAAAAAAATCTGCTTTCGAATACGGCGCTGCCTTTTGAATGGCATGTCGTATCCACGGAATCGGAGGCGCGCGCGGGGCTCGACCGGCAGGATTATTACGGCGCGCTCCTTATTCCGCCCGATTTAAGCGCCGGTGTGCTTTCGCTTGCAACCGGGACGCCGCAGCCGGCAACGATTACGATTATTGGCAGCGACGGGGCGAATGCGCAGGCATCTGCGACGGTAAAGCAGGTGCTTGGACAAGTGGCGCAGGGCATTAGCGCGGGCTTGACCCAGCAGCTGCTTGGCCAGGCCGGGGCTTCCTCGGCTGTAATTCCGGTCAGCACGGCTCAAGCGATGATGAATCCTTTTGCCGTCACCCAAGAGACGGTGCATCCGGTGGGCGCTAACAACGCAAGCGGCAATGCGCCGGGCATGCTGACGCAAATTATGTGGATCGGCAGTCTGGTAGTGAGCATCATTCTGATGTTTGCCGCGAAGAAGGTTAACGCGGCGCCCGTGCGCCGTTTAGGCGTGCAGGCCGTTCAGCTTGTTGCCGGGGCGGTGTTTATTGCCGGCGTTTCCGGATACCTGGTCTGGATGGCGCATTCCTGGTACGGCATGGACTTTGCCGATGCCTCTCATACATGGCTGATCTTAATGCTGGCAGGCATCGCATTTTTTGCAGTGCAGTCAACGCTGCTGAACTGGCTTGGCATGCCGGCGATGCCGCTCCTTATTTTGCTGATGTTTTTCTCGCTGCCCGTCGTCAATATGGCGCCTGAATTTTTGCCGCAAACGACGCAAGACTGGTTGTACTCGTGGACGCCGTTCCGGTTCGTCGCTTCCGCGCTCCGGAACTCGTTGTACTTCAGCGGCGTGGACGTACCCGGCATCAGCCTGAAGGTGTTGTGGTCGATGTCGGGCATTGGCGCGGCGCTTGTGCTGGCCGCGGCTTTCAAGCCGCGCAAAGCTGCAATCGAAGCGCAGGGAAATAACAGCGGCGCCGCTTCGTCTGCAGCAAAAGGACAATAA
- a CDS encoding SDR family NAD(P)-dependent oxidoreductase, giving the protein MDFVNKVALVTGGGTGIGRAASLALAKQGAVVIVNYSRSKNEADETVRLITSDGGTAAAMKADVSRDEEVRLMVDTIVRQFGTIDLLVNNASITRHIPLNDLEAATEAVWDDLFDVNVKGMFYCARAVAPYMRKNSRGAIVNLGSIAGTTGVGSSLPYAVSKAAVHGLTKSLAHALAPEIRVNCIVPGAVATRWWAGKEEQMNRLAPRLPLQRISTPEDIAAMICAALGQDAMTGQIITVDSGQTL; this is encoded by the coding sequence ATGGATTTTGTGAACAAAGTGGCTCTCGTAACGGGCGGGGGCACAGGAATCGGACGGGCGGCCAGCCTCGCGCTGGCAAAACAAGGGGCGGTCGTCATCGTCAATTACTCGCGTTCCAAGAACGAGGCAGACGAGACGGTCCGGCTGATCACCAGCGACGGAGGCACCGCGGCGGCCATGAAAGCGGATGTATCCCGCGATGAAGAGGTCCGGCTTATGGTGGATACGATTGTCCGGCAGTTCGGCACCATTGACTTGCTTGTCAATAATGCAAGCATTACCCGCCATATTCCGCTGAATGACTTGGAGGCAGCGACGGAAGCTGTATGGGATGACCTGTTTGACGTTAATGTGAAAGGCATGTTTTATTGCGCGCGGGCGGTCGCCCCTTATATGAGAAAAAACAGCAGAGGCGCGATCGTCAATCTGGGCAGCATTGCCGGAACGACCGGCGTCGGCTCCTCGCTGCCTTATGCGGTGTCCAAAGCAGCCGTTCACGGGCTGACCAAATCGCTGGCGCATGCGCTCGCTCCGGAAATCCGCGTCAACTGCATTGTGCCGGGCGCCGTCGCAACCCGGTGGTGGGCCGGCAAAGAAGAGCAAATGAACCGGCTCGCTCCCCGACTGCCGCTGCAGCGGATCTCAACGCCGGAGGATATCGCGGCTATGATCTGCGCCGCGCTGGGCCAGGACGCGATGACCGGCCAGATCATTACGGTAGACAGCGGCCAAACGTTATAA